Genomic segment of Arachis stenosperma cultivar V10309 chromosome 4, arast.V10309.gnm1.PFL2, whole genome shotgun sequence:
ACTTTCTTATTATCATGATAGTTGAAAAAATGGAAGGGGTTTGGAATGATGTATACCTCAAACCATGACAACTCAAGCATCATTTGAAGAGCTGCACCAGAAACCAAGTTAAGTCTATTTGGTGGTGGCAGTTTGGCAGCACAATGCAACAAATTGTTGCCTTCATCATCAAGGAAAGCGACTATGAAATCTTTGATTGGACCCACTTCATGTATGAGATTGAAGATACTTGCATGGCGATGCAAAACGGCAATGTGAATTATACTCCGTCCCATAGTGTCCAATTCCCAAATCAAATCCGGGTAAGTGCTCAAAATTACAGATAAAAAGTCATGGTTTCCAACTTCTGCGGCAACGAATATTGCTTGAGTAGGTTCTGTTATGGTTTCTGTCATCACTCTGTCCTCAAGACCAAGAAGTATGTCCCACATTCGTTTCATAAGTTTGAGGATCGTTGTGTCCTTCTTACCTGGTTaacataattaaattatttgacaTACGAAAGTTTTCTATTCCATGACATCAATAATGTATACTATCTTATGTTATATATGAAAATTATTATGCACTTACAGAAATGGAGGAGGTGCCTTCGGCTTCTCAGACTACGGCAACCACAAAGTGAAGACTTTCGAGCCAAAACATGCAAACCTGTCTCTTGATCTTCATCACTCCTTGCAGTAGCTAAGCTTTTATTCTCTTCTACCATCTTCAGGGCTAAATCTACAACATAgtcattatattattataagcAAGGCTAcataatcaataaaatttattattttttgtcaaacACTGGGTATACTAAATCCTAAACTCTAAACCTTAATGTTTGTGGTATTATTTGTGTAAGTCAACACACCTAATAGTACCAACACCTTAATGTATGCTTACCATAGAGTCCTGAATTTATAGAAATGAAGAAGAGTGTAACCAAATCCTCTTGTGCCAGTATATCTTTGGACAAAGGGAACAGATACTCTGCCATTGCATTCCTTCCTTGAAGAACAGCCATGTGAAGAGGAGTCAACCCTTCTCCGCCCCTGGTTTGCGGCAACGACCTATTCTCTTCCCACAGTATCCGGGCGATCTCCACATTCCCCACCGCCGCAGCAAAGCAGAACGCCGTGTTCCCTTTGTTGTCTTGTAACCCCAAATCATGAGATTTCAATAGCTTCACAAGCTCCTTCACAAAGGGAACATGATTCGCCCCAACCGCAATGTGGAGCACCGTTGCCCACCCTTTGGTTATGGCGGCTGTTAGAAGCGCCGGGTCTTGATCCAAGATTTTCTTGGCTTCTTTCCAGTCACCTGTC
This window contains:
- the LOC130974329 gene encoding uncharacterized protein LOC130974329, which encodes MISVEMARQDSTHAQEQLHRAVSADFSRPNLIYLAPPPDSAEEGRRGYLTKCVPLHKAALTGDWKEAKKILDQDPALLTAAITKGWATVLHIAVGANHVPFVKELVKLLKSHDLGLQDNKGNTAFCFAAAVGNVEIARILWEENRSLPQTRGGEGLTPLHMAVLQGRNAMAEYLFPLSKDILAQEDLVTLFFISINSGLYDLALKMVEENKSLATARSDEDQETGLHVLARKSSLCGCRSLRSRRHLLHFCKKDTTILKLMKRMWDILLGLEDRVMTETITEPTQAIFVAAEVGNHDFLSVILSTYPDLIWELDTMGRSIIHIAVLHRHASIFNLIHEVGPIKDFIVAFLDDEGNNLLHCAAKLPPPNRLNLVSGAALQMMLELSWFEEVKKITPPICMEMRNNAGESPGELFTKEHGDLLNKGESWMKRTAESCMVVSTLIATGVFSAAFSLPGGNNDNTGSPNYLEKPTFLLFALSDTMALISSTSSILIFLSIMISRYGEEDFRRSLPLKLMSGLMMLFISIISMMVAFSSAFFVTYYHGLKWVPVFIAVLAFVPIPVFVFLQFPLWSDIVYSAYISSSLFRSSKRMIR